The following proteins are encoded in a genomic region of Hippocampus zosterae strain Florida chromosome 2, ASM2543408v3, whole genome shotgun sequence:
- the obsl1a gene encoding obscurin-like protein 1a, which yields MDIFGGAPRVLGYPRPVVVQCGADVTLRCQIGGDPRPDVIWERKNIPIVTEGRYKLSEEGKFYLLNIHGVSEMDAGQYICKARNNVGETYAAASLKVEGNDQELEVNGVNQHITENEHMNGTSTFQNRDHKEENGDQTEGNLANKSDPEVDFTSDDKPKFLLMPRSLRVDRGEDAAFSCKVWGRPLPEVVWEKDGKKLNDIFESAHFCISIQDGGWFHLKINRTRMPDKGVYTCKAMNCNGEALAGAVLLVEPVPEQENCRKSNQRSPKHIEEELSLSRLREKSPISTSKVKKYVVAEGKHAKFRCFVTGKPKPDIIWKKDDVPVKPGRRHLIFEDREGYYTLKVLYCKVQDAGLYACEASNALGETLSAVHLSVKGTHVRFKHPLKDLEVRERNVAVLECEVPDESVLATWYHEDQRLMPSSKYRIEQQGTRRRLTIQDVEVDDDGVYLCEMPDGAKSIAELSVKGKIVRKLPRKVEVYEGENAAFCVEVEDEDMEILWFKNGLKLHETHQTILKSFGKTHILVFVNVVHQDSGVVTFVTGRSKTSSRLKVRATRHRPPMCPLGVKMDLYGPNGAVLSWVPAPDNQMTRSIFVVESQEVGSQEWQKCFTSENATSTEIRSDTVSHEGDYRFRICCINKYGRSGHVEFPKVVHMVPGIKICSHLQDLEVTEGEDALFSIVLSASVVGTWFLNSAQLQDGGRYTIKQSKTQHTLVIHETLAAEDVAEITFIANGVRNSSVLKVKPTVMKFSPLLESDRTKRVETGEIIVLYCEVSHPSAQVYWFKDGEELQVSDALNIQSDGIMRRIVIQSAEKHHTGVYTCQTSGDMITFMVEVAGPSVEFIPAREEDLHKSSMELDPVVLLCHVSREDAQVLWYKDGCEIEPNDNITLQAEGTLRRLIIRSAETSDTGNYICQAENNSMEFTVNVREPPVIIVEPKDDVMMECYISEDIHMQCELSRSAGKVQWFKNGEEVEESGHIQLTKEGPYRRLTILHSTVEDGGEYVCETNGDSVFFQLIVTEPPIRIISPAESELKLTHLASTKLELSCQISHSDAYVTWYKDSLEVEVSPNLILEVDGSKRRLVIPVASVKDAGEYVCDTEHDSVAFIVTVTEPPVALSCPKNTPRKLECFAGKSIVLEVEASRLNAHVKWLRNGQEIEGSNFVAITENGLLRRLEILSPSPMDSGTYTCDAIDDRLDFQVNILEPPVNILRKSEIHTNLKVRPSDDIVLECELSRDNAKTKWYKDGCHIECDGRFCEEEEGAFRSLIILNAELGDSGEYFLDAGDDNIRFQITVQESPVTIVGNSKDADFQEMTTGDDLILACELSRANAPVQWYCNDKLLVSDSRIHIECCGTLRKIIISNVQPSDSGKYMCDAVDDKMISVVRVQEPPVTFLNKEDGIVVTGYEAESVTLTSFVSKESALVHWLKDWTPIEDERFQAQMEGHRRNLTIAPLRRLDAGEYTCDVKTDQIHFSLLVKGMRIKFVKPMQDTVAHADGMVTLRCEVCKPKADVQWLKNGVEVVPNRRFSIRADGVERCLTIHRLTREDSGEYACESKDDRTAARLVVKMPRVVEFLTELQNTTVLEGEDATFKCVVSPEDVQLVWFMDNEVINPSDRIQVAQNGLCHSLVMRKCHMLDCSKIRAEAEGTMSKANLRVQEAQVMFIKKMEAVMAEEFGDATLETEISLETGEVQWMRQGLVIQAGPRYSLNQNGYQRSLTIHNLNLSDRGTYRCETLHDRTQVKLNVEPRKIYIRKGLTDQEILERETASFEVQLSHIDVEGIWQKDGIRVKPNNQFRVSTNGRVHGLTLSSLTLEDTGTIVFSAEGVRTTARLTVKETPVTTLKALVDVRVEEEFPATLECEFSRQNIEVKWFKNGTELKPDKNCRIYSMGRKKFCQILQCSLADSGIYTCDVGESSTSCSLEVYAHELTILQDLEDLYIQEDQNAVFMCEVSLGNVSGEWYKDGHKIRPTSTIKTRTEGTKHFLLMCNVKAEDNGEIRFVSRDVESTAYLEVEELPVSIVKPLRDRTALEKHRVILECTTSSASCSATWYRGKERLVPSDRMALLVDGCSHKLVIQQVAVEDEGTYSIEVGEHTSQAKLMVEAQELVILQELEDVEATENEPAVFQCKVSLAIRRTPVWTLNGENIQPGPSVRLENHGTVHKLTLKHTSMDMSGLVKFNVGKAKSSAILTVRACK from the exons atggacatttttgggggcgcCCCTCGTGTTTTGGGTTACCCGCGGCCTGTGGTAGTACAATGCGGCGCTGATGTCACTCTCAGATGCCAAATCGGAGGAGACCCTCGTCCTGATGTGATCTGGGAGCGCAAAAACATCCCGATCGTCACTGAAGGACGGTACAAGCTCTCAGAGGAGGGAAAATTCTACCTCCTGAACATCCATGGGGTAAGCGAGATGGATGCGGGGCAATACATCTGCAAAGCCAGAAACAATGTTGGGGAAACCTATGCAGCAGCATCCCTCAAAGTGGAGGGAAATGACCAGGAACTGGAAGTGAACGGTGTCAACCAGCACATCACAGAAAATGAGCATATGAATGGAACCAGCACATTCCAAAATAGAGACCATAAAGAAGAGAATGGTGACCAGACGGAAGGGAATTTAGCAAACAAATCTGACCCGGAGGTTGACTTCACATCCGATGACAAACCCAAGTTCCTTCTCATGCCCCGATCGTTGCGAGTGGACAGAGGAGAGGACGCTGCCTTCTCATGTAAAGTCTGGGGCAGGCCTTTGCCGGAGGTAGTAtgggaaaaagatggcaagaaACTGAATGACATATTTGAGAGTGCTCACTTCTGCATAAGCATTCAAGACGGTGGATGGTTCCATCTCAAGATTAACAGAACACGCATGCCTGACAAGGGTGTCTACACCTGCAAGGCCATGAACTGCAATGGCGAGGCCCTGGCTGGTGCTGTGCTCCTTGTTGAACCTGTGCCCGAGCAAGAGAATTGCAGAAAGTCCAACCAGCGGTCGCCAAAACACATAGAAGAGGAACTCAGTTTGTCAAGGCTCAGGGAGAAGTCGCCGATCAGTACGTCAAAGGTCAAGAAGTATGTAGTGGCAGAGGGGAAACACGCAAAGTTCCGCTGCTTTGTCACAGGGAAGCCAAAGCCAGACATCATATGGAAGAAGGACGATGTGCCCGTCAAGCCAGGAAGGCGCCACCTTATATTTGAGGACAGGGAAGGTTATTACACACTGAAGGTTCTGTACTGTAAAGTTCAGGACGCAGGACTGTATGCGTGTGAAGCATCCAATGCCCTTGGGGAAACTCTCAGTGCAGTTCACCTGTCAGTCAAAG GCACCCATGTGCGATTTAAGCATCCATTAAAAGATTTGGAGGTAAGGGAGCGGAATGTTGCTGTTCTGGAATGCGAGGTACCCGATGAGTCAGTCCTGGCCACATGGTACCACGAGGATCAAAGGTTGATGCCCAGCAGCAAATATAGGATTGAGCAGCAAGGCACCAGGCGAAGACTAACCATCCAAGATGTGGAAGTGGATGATGATGGAGTATATCTCTGTGAGATGCCAGATGGGGCTAAGAGCATAGCGGAGCTGTCAGTCAAAG GTAAAATCGTGCGTAAACTTCCACGAAAGGTGGAAGTGTATGAAGGCGAGAATGCTGCATTTTGTGTGGAAGTGGAGGACGAAGACATGGAGATCCTTTGGTTCAAAAATGGGCTAAAGCTGCATGAGACACACCAGACAATTCTCAAGTCTTTTGGGAAAACGCACATTCTGGTTTTTGTCAACGTGGTCCATCAGGACTCCGGGGTGGTGACTTTTGTGACGGGAAGATCGAAGACCTCGTCACGTCTTAAAGTTAGAG CCACAAGACACCGTCCACCAATGTGTCCACTTGGAGTCAAAATGGATTTGTATGGCCCAAATGGCGCCGTGCTCTCTTGGGTTCCTGCGCCGGACAACCAGATGACTCGCTCTATCTTTGTGGTGGAGAGTCAGGAAGTGGGGTCACAAGAGTGGCAGAAATGCTTTACCTCGGAGAACGCCACCTCAACTGAGATCCGCAGTGACACTGTATCACACGAGGGAGACTACCGCTTTAGAATCTGCTGCATCAACAAGTACGGCCGCAGCGGCCATGTAGAGTTTCCAAAAGTTGTCCATATGG TTCCAGGAATAAAGATTTGTAGTCACCTTCAGGACCTGGAGGTGACAGAGGGAGAGGATGCTCTCTTTTCCATCGTGTTGTCAGCCTCAGTAGTTGGTACCTGGTTTTTGAACAGTGCTCAGCTACAAGACGGTGGACGATACACCATAAAACAGTCCAAAACACAACATACATTGGTTATCCATGAAACTCTCGCTGCCGAGGACGTAGCAGAGATCACGTTTATCGCCAATGGGGTGCGAAATTCATCAGTTCTCAAGGTTAAAC CCACAGTCATGAAATTCAGCCCTTTGCTGGAATCTGACAGGACCAAGAGGGTGGAAACCGGTGAAATCATTGTGCTCTACTGCGAAGTATCCCACCCTTCAGCCCAAGTATACTGGTTCAAAGACGGTGAGGAGCTGCAGGTGAGCGATGCCCTAAACATCCAATCAGATGGGATCATGAGGAGAATTGTGATTCAGTCAGCGGAGAAACATCACACTGGAGTTTATACATGTCAGACATCGGGGGACATGATCACATTCATGGTCGAAGTTGCAG GTCCTTCAGTGGAGTTCATTCCAGCCCGGGAGGAAGACCTTCATAAAAGCAGCATGGAGCTTGACCCTGTTGTGCTGCTCTGCCATGTCTCCAGAGAAGATGCTCAAGTTCTGTG GTATAAGGATGGTTGTGAAATCGAACCCAACGACAACATCACTCTGCAGGCAGAGGGAACACTTCGGAGGTTGATTATCCGTTCTGCCGAAACCTCCGATACCGGCAACTACATCTGCCAAGCGGAAAACAACAGTATGGAGTTCACCGTTAATGTTAGAG AGCCCCCGGTGATCATTGTAGAGCCGAAAGATGATGTCATGATGGAATGTTACATTTCGGAGGACATTCACATGCAGTGTGAGTTGTCTCGCTCAGCCGGGAAAGTCCAATGGTTCAAGAATGGAGAAGAGGTGGAGGAGAGCGGCCATATCCAGCTGACCAAAGAGGGTCCCTACAGACGCTTGACCATTCTCCACAGTACGGTGGAGGATGGGGGGGAGTATGTCTGCGAAACAAATGGGGACTCTGTATTCTTTCAATTGATTGTCACAG AGCCTCCCATACGAATTATTTCCCCCGCCGAATCTGAGCTGAAACTCACTCACTTGGCTTCCACCAAGCTAGAGCTCAGCTGTCAGATCTCACATTCTGACGCTTATGTGACGTGGTACAAAGACAGTCTAGAGGTGGAAGTGTCTCCAAACCTCATACTGGAAGTGGATGGATCAAAACGCCGGCTGGTTATACCCGTGGCCTCTGTGAAGGACGCAGGAGAGTATGTATGTGATACTGAACATGACTCTGTTGCCTTCATAGTGACTGTTACTG AGCCACCAGTGGCACTTTCCTGCCCTAAAAACACACCGAGGAAGCTGGAGTGTTTTGCAGGGAAGTCAATCGTACTGGAAGTCGAGGCTTCTCGCCTCAATGCACATGTGAAGTGGCTGCGAAACGGCCAAGAAATAGAGGGGAGCAACTTTGTGGCCATCACGGAGAATGGCTTACTACGTCGTCTTGAAATCCTCTCGCCTTCTCCAATGGATTCTGGCACATACACCTGTGATGCCATAGATGACAGACTTGACTTCCAGGTTAACATTTTAG AGCCCCCAGTGAATATCTTAAGGAAGTCTGAGATTCACACAAATCTCAAGGTACGACCTTCTGATGACATTGTGCTAGAATGTGAGCTGTCCAGAGATAATGCTAAAACCAAATGGTACAAAGATGGCTGTCATATTGAGTGTGACGGTAGATTCTGTGAGGAGGAAGAAGGTGCGTTTCGCTCACTTATCATTCTCAATGCTGAGCTTGGAGACTCTGGAGAATACTTTCTGGATGCTGGAGATGATAACATCAGATTCCAGATTACGGTGCAAG AGTCTCCGGTGACTATTGTGGGCAACTCTAAAGATGCTGACTTCCAGGAGATGACAACGGGCGATGACCTAATACTGGCTTGCGAGTTGTCCCGTGCAAATGCTCCTGTCCAATGGTACTGCAATGACAAGCTGCTTGTCAGTGATTCCCGCATCCATATAGAATGCTGCGGGACTCTGAGGAAAATcatcatttcaaatgttcaacCTTCGGATTCCGGAAAGTACATGTGTGATGCAGTAGATGACAAGATGATCAGTGTTGTTCGGGTTCAAG AGCCTCCGGTGACATTCCTGAATAAGGAAGATGGCATTGTTGTGACTGGTTATGAGGCAGAAAGTGTGACCTTGACAAGCTTTGTGTCCAAAGAGAGTGCTCTGGTCCACTGGCTCAAAGACTGGACCCCCATTGAAGATGAGCGCTTCCAGGCACAAATGGAAGGCCACAGGCGTAACCTCACCATTGCACCTTTAAGACGCTTGGATGCTGGCGAGTACACATGTGATGTCAAGACTGACCAAATTCACTTCAGCTTGCTGGTAAAAG GAATGAGAATTAAGTTTGTAAAGCCAATGCAAGACACTGTGGCCCATGCTGATGGAATGGTGACTCTCCGCTGTGAAGTGTGCAAGCCCAAAGCAGATGTACAGTGGTTGAAAAATGGCGTGGAAGTGGTTCCGAACAGGAGGTTTTCCATTCGAGCAGATGGAGTCGAGAGATGTTTGACGATACATCGTTTGACACGAGAGGATTCTGGAGAGTACGCCTGTGAATCCAAAGATGACCGCACAGCGGCGAGACTTGTAGTAAAAA TGCCTCGGGTGGTTGAGTTTCTCACTGAGCTTCAGAACACCACCGTGCTGGAAGGAGAGGATGCTACTTTCAAGTGTGTGGTTTCGCCCGAGGATGTGCAGTTGGTTTGGTTCATGGACAATGAGGTGATCAATCCCAGTGACCGTATCCAGGTTGCACAGAATGGCCTGTGCCACAGCTTAGTGATGAGGAAGTGCCACATGTTGGACTGTTCCAAAATCAGAGCTGAAGCTGAAGGGACGATGAGCAAAGCAAATCTCAGAGTGCAAG AGGCTCAAGTTATGTTTATAAAGAAAATGGAGGCTGTCATGGCAGAGGAGTTTGGTGATGCAACGCTGGAGACAGAGATTAGCCTTGAGACCGGCGAGGTGCAGTGGATGAGACAGGGGCTGGTCATCCAGGCCGGGCCACGATATTCACTCAACCAAAATGGATATCAACGCAGTCTGACCATACACAATCTAAATCTGTCGGACCGCGGAACCTACCGTTGTGAGACTCTGCACGACAGGACCCAGGTCAAGCTAAATGTAGAGC CCCGCAAAATCTACATTCGTAAAGGCCTGACTGACCAGGAAATCTTAGAACGTGAGACGGCATCTTTTGAGGTGCAGTTGTCCCACATTGACGTAGAGGGCATTTGGCAGAAGGACGGCATTCGGGTGAAGCCAaacaaccagtttagggtaaGCACCAATGGGCGTGTTCATGGCCTCACCCTTTCCAGTCTCACCCTGGAGGACACAGGTACCATTGTCTTTTCAGCCGAAGGGGTGCGCACGACTGCCAGGCTCACAGTCAAAG AGACACCAGTTACCACACTGAAAGCTCTGGTTGATGTCCGCGTGGAAGAAGAATTTCCTGCCACTCTGGAGTGTGAATTCTCTCGACAAAATATAGAAGTCAAATGGTTCAAG AATGGGACTGAACTGAAGCCAGACAAGAACTGTCGGATCTATTCCATGGGGCGAAAGAAGTTCTGTCAGATTCTGCAGTGCTCTTTGGCAGACTCTGGCATCTACACCTGTGATGTGGGGGAAAGCAGCACTTCTTGTTCTTTGGAGGTTTATG CGCACGAGCTGACGATTCTGCAAGACTTGGAGGACCTTTACATCCAGGAGGATCAGAACGCAGTCTTCATGTGTGAGGTTTCCCTTGGCAACGTGAGCGGAGAGTGGTATAAGGACGGCCACAAGATTCGTCCCACCAGCACTATCAAGACTCGCACGGAAG gaaCTAAACACTTCCTGCTGATGTGCAATGTCAAAGCTGAGGATAATGGAGAAATACGATTTGTTAGCAGAGATGTTGAATCTACGGCTTACCTTGAAGTAGAAG AACTCCCAGTGTCAATTGTCAAACCATTGCGGGACAGGACAGCTTTGGAGAAACACCGTGTCATCCTGGAGTGCACCACGTCTTCAGCTAGTTGTAGTGCAACCTGGTACCGGGGCAAGGAGAGGCTTGTGCCCTCTGATCGAATGGCTCTCCTCGTCGATGGTTGCAGTCATAAACTCGTGATCCAGCAGGTAGCAGTTGAGGATGAGGGCACATACAGTATTGAGGTTGGGGAGCATACCTCCCAAGCCAAACTCATGGTGGAAG CCCAGGAGCTTGTTATCCTGCAAGAGCTGGAGGATGTGGAGGCAACAGAGAATGAACCGGCGGTTTTCCAGTGCAAAGTCTCTTTGGCTATCAGGAGAACCCCGGTGTGGACGCTCAATGGTGAGAATATTCAGCCTGGCCCCTCAGTCCGCCTGGAGAACCACGGCACTGTGCACAAACTCACACTGAAGCACACTAGTATGGACATGAGTGGCTTGGTGAAGTTCAATGTTGGTAAAGCAAA